One Bradyrhizobium sp. CCGB12 genomic window carries:
- a CDS encoding malate/lactate/ureidoglycolate dehydrogenase yields the protein MADYRTIKAEPLTNAIRAIVKAGGSTDREAELVSTNLVEANLKGHDSHGVGMIPRYTQSVINGGLAVNQHVKIMLDTGPLLTLDGLTGYGQVIGHEAMELAAERAKRNGVCLVGLSNSHHIGRIGHWAEQCIDHGLVSIHFVNVISRPIVAPWGGSDARHGTNPFCVGIPRRGKDPIVLDFATSRIAQGKTRVAHNKGVELEPGTIIDNEGKPTVNPRYTVIPPHGAILPFGEHKGSGLALVCEILGGALSGGQVVKGPSDGKYNVLNGMLSIVIDPGKLGTGENLAREVESFVAWHTGSPPGPGVDKVKIAGEPERETKKRRLAEGIPVDPTTWQEILEAGKKFGLDQAAIEKIVG from the coding sequence ATGGCCGACTACCGCACTATCAAGGCAGAACCACTCACCAATGCCATCCGCGCCATCGTCAAGGCGGGCGGATCTACGGACCGCGAAGCCGAGCTCGTGTCCACCAATCTGGTGGAAGCGAATCTCAAGGGCCACGACTCCCACGGCGTCGGCATGATCCCGCGCTATACCCAGAGCGTCATCAACGGCGGCCTCGCCGTGAACCAGCACGTCAAGATCATGCTCGACACTGGTCCGCTTCTCACCCTCGACGGACTCACCGGCTATGGCCAGGTGATCGGCCATGAAGCGATGGAGCTGGCGGCAGAGCGCGCCAAGCGCAACGGCGTGTGCCTCGTCGGTCTTTCCAACTCGCATCACATCGGCCGCATCGGCCATTGGGCCGAGCAGTGCATCGACCACGGGCTGGTCTCGATCCACTTCGTCAACGTGATCTCACGCCCGATCGTGGCGCCCTGGGGCGGCAGCGATGCGCGCCATGGCACCAACCCGTTCTGCGTCGGCATCCCGCGCAGGGGCAAGGACCCGATTGTGCTCGACTTCGCCACCAGTAGGATCGCGCAGGGCAAGACCCGCGTCGCCCACAACAAGGGCGTCGAACTCGAGCCCGGCACCATTATCGACAATGAAGGCAAGCCCACGGTCAACCCGCGCTACACCGTGATCCCGCCGCACGGCGCTATCCTGCCGTTCGGCGAGCACAAGGGCTCGGGGCTCGCGCTGGTGTGCGAAATCCTGGGCGGTGCGCTCTCGGGCGGACAGGTCGTCAAGGGCCCGTCTGACGGCAAGTACAACGTCCTCAACGGCATGCTCTCGATCGTCATCGATCCGGGCAAGCTCGGCACTGGCGAAAACCTCGCGCGCGAGGTCGAGAGCTTCGTCGCCTGGCACACCGGCTCGCCGCCCGGCCCCGGCGTCGACAAGGTCAAGATCGCCGGCGAACCTGAGCGCGAAACCAAGAAGAGGCGCCTCGCCGAAGGCATTCCGGTCGATCCGACCACCTGGCAGGAGATTCTGGAGGCCGGGAAGAAGTTCGGGCTGGATCAGGCGGCGATCGAGAAGATCGTGGGCTGA